The genomic stretch ACCTGGCTAGTTTATAACTTACTTAGATTAATTCATCTTTGAGTGTCTTACAATTCCATAGGTCACTAAGACATTAGGCTTATATTTCATGCATAAATTTGTATGATCTTCTCTTAGTAATTATTCTGTAGTAATTACTAAATAGTAATTATTCTATAGTAATTGCTAGCTAGTAATTATTCTCTAGTAATTACTAGCTAGTAATTATTTTGTAGTGATTACTAAATAGTAATTGTTTTATAGTAATTACTAAATAGTAAATTAGTACTAAATTGCTACAtaggaaaaatagaattaaatggtATTAAATACTAATTACTAAATAGTAATTATTTTGTAGCATAATATTCATTTAGGTTATATTTTAGGTTTGACTGAGAAAGAATTATAAAGACCAAATGTTCATTTTCTGCAGTCTAAACAATATTAGCCTAAATGCAAGTCAGGTTGGTGGCAGTTATTTAAATCTCTGATCAGTGTTTATTATTACTTTCCAGATAAATCAGGTATACTGTAGCTggtataaagaaaaaagtatttgacattaaatgcctttgaaaaaaaatttaaatgtgcttTTCTTCTAGATCCGAACTACTCTGGAAAAGATCcgaaatcaaatttttaaagatgaagtagGACATAACAGTACAAATCACAAACTAGAAACAAAGGTAATAAATTGATCAAAATGTACCACTTTATTCCTTcagtaaataaacataaaacagtaTAAACcctatttaaataactttttatgataattattaaattattctttGAAGTTTTGAATGATGGATGTTAAATATTTTGTCAGTATCTAAAGATGTTACTGGGCATATGTATGAAATATTTAACCACAGATGTTATTAGCAGGCTTAGATTGGAAGGACTAGACCTtagttgaatattttaaatagggCTTACTTATCTAAAGTATATGTAAAGATGTCAGCCCAGCCAGGATATAGGGCAGCAACATTTCTCAAAGGATGATGAAGGTACAACCTTTTAGGCTCACCTGGGTCACGCCAATGGACACAGAGTCGAAGTTATTAAGCTGTTAGGCCAAGTGATCAGACAATTGATAAACTTGAATGTACCGTCTCCCCTGTGACTGGCCTTATATTCTTAATGTCAAACAATCTACACTAGCCTTGCCTGGATTGTGCCGGATTAGAGCCCATCTGAAGCCAAGTGCACCTCATCAATACCAATGTTGTCCACTATATAGTGTAGCCATAGAGAATGAAGAACATAGGGTATGAGGCATAAACATTGTTCCCTTTATCATGCTCAGTCTGCCAAACTAACACAACCAGCTCCAAAAATTTTCTTATATTAAGTGctcagaaactagaaaaaaagttaatgtttGTGAATGGTGgtaaaggccaaaaaaaaaaaaaaatccattttggttCTATTGAGTTGTTTATTTCACCTGTAAGTGGAGATTTATAATGGGTACTGTGTGTCTGATTCTGGCTTTGAAGGTAGAGGTTTGGGCTAGAAGATCCAGGCCACAGGGCagagattttagaaataaagatagcatttaaatttctgaaattgGAGGAGATTGCCAAATGTGAGTGTGGATAGAAATGacgggggcacctgagtggctcagtcagttgagcatctgactcttgggtttggctcaggtcctgatctcgtgggtcctgagatcgagccttgcCTCTGGCTCCGGGCTCACTCAGgggagaatctgcttgaggatttttttccttctgcccctctcctcatgTGCATgggagcgctctctctctctctctcaaaaataaataaataaataaataaataaataaataaataaataaatacatctttaaaagaaattaaatggcaGGAAATTTGAGCATTTGGTCCTGAGATATCCAACCCTTTGGAAGAAGAATCCTCACAGCAGGCTGGAAAAAGACACTAGTGAATTAGAAGGAAAACCGGAAGAGAGAGAGTCACTGAATGGCAAGTGAAAAAGGGTGTCACCACTATGTCTAATGGTGCCTATGGGTCAAGTAAATTGAGAACTGAACATTCACCATTGGATATCACAATGGGAAGGTTGGTGACCTTGATAGGAGTTAGGAATGGAGATGAATTGTGTTGCCAGTGTGTCTGCCTTGGTCATCTCAAACCTCAAGATAGTAAATAATAGCCTCAAAGgacctgctccttcccctgcaaTATCTGCACAACGTCCATGTGGGAATTCAGCATACTGATCTAGGGCTTTACTGCTCTCCAAGCCTGGGCGGTATTCCCAGCAGCAGTAGCAGTACCAGGGAGCTCTTTAGAAATGTAGCATCTGGAGCTCCACCCCAGACCTtgtgaatcagaatctgcattttaactgGATCTATCACCAAGTGACTCATATACACATCAAAGTTCAAGATGCACTAATCCATGACCTTTGTAGCTATCTACTGCTGCCAGCAATCTACCTTCCACAAGACTCCTTCCATGGAGTattcttttacaaattaaaaacaaaataacttataTAGGGAGAGTGAGAGTATATAGTAGGGTATGGAGTAGAATAAACAAAACCATGATGGAATTACAggtctttaaaatttatatatttatatatattatttatttcactatattattttctgcttttttatttctgtaaacatAACCTATATTTTGTACTGGAAAGAATATTGCCTTTGTTAAACAAACTTGGGTTCCAATTCTGGTCCTGGTGGTTGTTTTAGGTATAACCTCCTAAAATACTAGAAAACACTTACTAGTATTGCTAGTAAGCTTACTAGTGAAACACTCTCATCTTCAATTTTCTCCTCTGAATAATGGACATAGTGCCTTCTAGTGTTTGCAGCATTCAGACAAAGGGGGCTTTATAAAACATCTAAAAGATTACCTGTCACATAATAGGTGCTTACTAAATAGAAGTCTAAAAGgaagttattattttataattgtttcatTTCAGGGTATGTAGAATTGTATATTGCCTTGAAATAATTTGGAAGAGCAGAAAGCATAGGTAGGATAGATACTCAAGAGGCTGTTTCATGTGCTCTCCCACTTACCGTGTTAACTGAGGCTCAGTACCTCACTTTTGGTATCTGTAAAATTGATGTAGTTGAGTTAGATAGTTTCAAATTATCTTTCCACTTCCACATGTCCTTGATTCTAGATAAGATTTATTTTATGCTCTCTAAGTTTATTTTCAGTAGGCAAGAGTTTACATTGAGTCACGCTGGCAATAACATCCAGTTCTGATATCTCTGGAAATTTAATATGGGGTGATTACAGTGAAGCATCACTGAACATTGACTATTATGTATTGTAACTATTAGGTCCGATTATATTCGTTTATAATACAATGTAACCAAAATGCATCTGTGTCTGCAACTTAgattttaaaagggggaaaaaataggcCTTGTGGATATTATTTATCTCCCAAAAAGGACTTAATGGTATATTTAAAACTATAGGGAATAAAAACGCATAAAAGAtattcctctactttttttttaataaaagaaccTAATCAAATTTGAGCAAATATAGAGGCCAGCTGCTTCATCTAGAATTCCCCTTtgatatttgaaattcaaaatatttatttgtgctGACCTGAatgttttttgtatatatattagtaGTGAGTGATAATTATTGTTGTCAAAGTTTGTAGAGGAAAAGAATAGTCAGGTTGACGATTTTCATGTTTGTTCATTTCAGCATTGTCAAAACATTCAGAGTGGCTTGGATTTTGAAATGGATCCCTCTTGTCGCAGTTTGGATCTGCTCATGGAAAGGATGAAAGGGAAAGAACAGCAGCTCttagaaatgaacaaagaaaatgaaatattgaaaatcaAGGTATGGCTATCaggagaaatttcttttttttttaagattttaatttatttattataggggGAAGGACAGATGCAGAAGGAGTGAGAaaatcaagcagactccatactgaatgtggggctcaatctcacaaccctgagatcatgcatgaccagagctgaaaccaagggtcagatgcttaactgactgagtcacccaggaggaATTTCTGGTAGTTATTTTAGGTGTAGGAGAAAtttctgattttgtgtttttGGGCCTTTGAGCCAATAAGATAGTTTCATGGATGTGTAAAAGCAGACAGGCATCCTTACACATCCACGGATCCACACGTATGCTCACCTTCATAGAGAACcacttttccattttataaattaaatctcACTGTTCTATTTTGGAGACTACTTTTACTATTGAAAAGATTTTACAAAAGTTCAACGGATATAAAGTTTCGGTTGTGCGAGATGAAtcagttctagagatctgctgtttGATACTGTGCCTGTAGTTAATACAGTgtcatacacttaaaaatgtgttaagaaGATTGGTCTCATGTTAAGTATTCCTcctaaatagttttttaaaatctttcatacttaataaatattaattagaaCACTCATAGTCAAATGgctcattattttgtttaattaacCTATTATTGgatactttatatattctgggtgtTGGGGGGGTTATTATATTTGCAGTCCTGCAATGAATATTTCTGTAGGTAAATCGTTGTGGCCAttcttgattatttcttttggttaaatCCCGGACATTTGCCCTTAATACTCACATCTTGTCCCACTGCTGTCTTaggaaaatacatctttttagTGTCATGGGCATCAACGATAAAATGCAAATAAGTGTATAAGCTGATGAGACACTGTGGAACTCTTTGAAGGGTGCATCCTATAAATGCAGAGCACTGATTGTGGAGCTTTGGTTTGGCCTGGTTGGTGCAAATCCTTGTGCATGATAGTTTCCCTAAATAGGatgtttctcattttactttttcctcttacTAGGTAATAGTGTCTTTTCTCCTATTTGCTGTATAGGAGGGTGCAAATTACCATTTGCCTCTCTGTTTTCAGTCGCCTATCAAACTGTTCTGACTTTAACCTTTTCTACTGTAAATGCCAAAACATACGTGACCTCTTTTTCTAGCTGGAAGcctccagagaagcaggagcagcGGCTCTGAGAAACGTGGCCCAGAGATTATTTGAAGTCTACCAAACACAGTCTGAAGAAGTTAGGAAGCAGCATGAGGATGGTAAACGCTTATTGGAGGTACTGGGTTAGCAGCTTGTCTTTTGGAGAATTGACACCCCagagaatgtgtatgtgtattggTTCACGTCTCCCTTTTTGAGGTTTGATGTGAAATAAGCAATGGCCCCATGTCTTTGGCAAGCCTTGGACTGGGCAGGGTGCCCATCTTCTGTCCTGATCTCTCCCCACATCCTGCTTAGCCTGGCACTCAGACATTGTTCAGCTGTGGTGTTGCCGCTCTTGCCCGAGGCCCCGTGGAGCACAGGTGGGAGGAAGCTGGGCCACCCTGTCTAGAAATCAGGGCTGTCCCAGGGACACTGGCCAGTGACTCCTCTCCTGGTTCTGCTTTTGACTAAGTAGATGACCTAGGTAGAGTCATTTTCCCCTCTTTGGAGTTGGATTTCCTTGTCTCTAAAATGAGAGTTGGGCTAGATCAATGGTTTCAAGATGGTTTTGACCCGGTCCTAGAATACattcttcaaatttaaaaaaagtatctgtacatttatattttaaaatacacctttcatatttcaatatataactctataaattaaaatattttaaaaacataaatatgtatacatgtgtctatatgtgtgtatacatatgcatagacatacacatataaacacatgcatacattttttggtttgtttttaaatctgacGTATACATTTTAAGATCAATACaccattatttgaaaaatgaattctaggattgggaaaaggaagaaagaaatgtgcGTATGTTTGTGTGTGCGagtgtttgtatgtatatattcaccAAAACTCCAAATAGGGAAGCTCATTCATGCTGGGGTGGGGTACGTAGGCCTCTGACAGCTCGGGCCCTGCAGAGATCTCCACGGGATCATAGTAGGAAATCCGCTGTGCAGGTGACACACCTTCATGCTTCTGGATGTGCTGGTGATGGTCGGAAACTCACAGGGTACAGATAAAGAACTGTAGTGAATGAAGTGAGCACCCAAGTGCTCCATGTGAGTGAGTGGTCGACCTATAGGGAAGGGAATGCATGTGTTCTGCAAAGGGGCCTCAGCCCCAGCCTGAAGATGCCTGGCAGGAAAGCCCACCTGGtgtttccaaaggaaagaaactagatgctttttttctactgtaaaatctcatattttattaaatataaatgccGATGTGTGCATGCATGTCAGTTAGAAGTCACTTGAGACACTCAAGTGTGGCCTGTAGGCTACCAGATGAAGACTTCACTTCTATGATCTTTAGCACTGTTCCTGCTATAGGCCTGGGGAATAACCCCCAACACAGTGGGGATCATTATTCTGCTTTTATGACActttctgattaaaaataaaacattaaaaagtgaaacattttttACTTGAGCATCTAagattttaattctaattaaatttcattgagaaaaagttaaaaatcttgCTTTTCTTAAATTAGCATCTGTCTTTCTTATACCAGTCGGGGAAGCATGTTTTATGGTTACAAATGTAAACATTCtagaaataatgctgaaatatTATTAATTCTATATTGTTTAGTGCTGTTGTAGCCCATTGAGTTTGTTTTGGAGGAAACACTAAATTCAAAAGAGTAATTTGAATGAAGTgtgaataattaaatttttttggcTACTCAAAATTATAGAGGGCAATACTATCTGTTTAAacttaataaaaacaatagtttCACCATTGTCTTACTGACCAAAGGTtaacaaacttgaaaaagaacagCAATTGAAACAACATGCTGAAAATCTGAATCAAATTGCTAAAAAGCTTGAAGAAAAACATAATCAAATCACAGAGCTGGAGAACCTTGTGCAGAGGATGGAAAAGGTGAGCCCCTGGGGAATTAGAAGAATTTCTTCCAGACAGGgttagggagagaaggaaagaaaataacactaaaataaataagatatataaatatatataatttatatataaatgtgaatttatttatttataaatataatttataaatttatacaattaaatgtattaatataatatatatattttttagcaagagagtgtgcatgctagagcaagcagggggaggggaggggcagagggagaaggagagagaaaatctcaagcagactctccactgagcatggagctcaacgtggggcttggtttccgacactgagatcatgacctgagccaaaatcaagagtaggatgcccaaccgactgagccacccaggcacccctaaaatacataaaatattagttGAAAGTGAGTACCCTTTTCGACAACTAAGACTTCAGAAAGAACTCAGTAATGTTAGTCCCTCCCCTTACACACTTAACATGGTCTGTACTGTCACTAATTGGCCTTTCTCCAAGTGCTGCAGTCATATCATCCtctgtcactttctctctctggtgTATGTATGGCTTAGAAAAGGGAAGCAGGTGAGACTGTGAGTGGAAACAATGGGAACAATCACAAAATCCACCTATTGGTAATCATACAGTGAATCCCTGTAATAGCATTTCTGTGTATTAGAGTCAGTGAAATATCTGTTCTTTGGCCACCCAAGCTCACTTTGGGATTGTGAATACCTCTGGCTACATTGGGACGGATATAATTCACATTAAGGAAAGACCTCCTATAGGAACTGGAACTTCCGTAAGAGATAATTTAGGGAAGAATAGTGAcagaacaaaaattattaaaaattttatgcaGTATGCCTTTGAGTGGTTGACACTCCAAGCATATACAGATGGTGAGCATATAGATTTAATTATGCATCTATTAGAATTTAGAATacagagaaatcaaggaatactgggtttttaatagaaaacaaacGGACAGAAAATTGGGCTCTTTAAAACTGGATGTGGGGTAGATTAAGAATATAGGTTTGCAGGTgtcgcctggctggttcagtcagtagagcatgcaactcttcatctggggttgtgaattcgagcCTCATGtggaatgtagagattacttttaaaagatctttaaaaaaataggctttGACTTCTGGCAAATATTGCCCAATAAATTCTTACATTTATCATAATTCCCTGATTTGCCTCCTTCTCAGCCTTATTCTGTTTTATGTCTGCATGAGTTGGTGCCATTTTAGAAATGTCACTTCAAAAGTATCACATTTCAAT from Canis aureus isolate CA01 chromosome 1, VMU_Caureus_v.1.0, whole genome shotgun sequence encodes the following:
- the CCDC68 gene encoding coiled-coil domain-containing protein 68 isoform X2; this translates as MTTVTVTTEIPPSGKIKNNSALYESTSAHIIEETEYVKKIRTTLEKIRNQIFKDEVGHNSTNHKLETKHCQNIQSGLDFEMDPSCRSLDLLMERMKGKEQQLLEMNKENEILKIKLEASREAGAAALRNVAQRLFEVYQTQSEEVRKQHEDGKRLLEVNKLEKEQQLKQHAENLNQIAKKLEEKHNQITELENLVQRMEKEKRTLLEKKVSLENKLLQLKANATCAKSCHNLQMEISLLQEQISHLQLVIHSQHQNLRSVIQEVRLIKCVSLVDDGRIKK